ATAATTTCTCTTTTGAATCAATTCAAATctcatttaattaattaattgaaaataaaatcaagcaATTTTGCTACTCTATCTAGCATTCTAACCACAGTAAACAGCGGTGCACTCAAAGCATTGAAGCAAGTACTTCTTCCCTCCCCTCCCATGGCCGATACAAATCCTCTTTGCAAGTCAGTCGACGGAATCATCAGCAGTCTACCGGACTCTGTCCTCTGCCAcatcctctccttcctcccAACAAGTACCTCCGTCAGAACCTGCATCCTTTCCCACAGGTGGCGCCACCTCTGGAAGGATCTCCAGTTCTTCAACTTCTCCTTCATCCCTGATCTAAGAAGACGTGGTGGTGAAAGCGCAGGAAAACAGCACAGCCGATTCCTGGATCTGGCGAATGCAGTTCTGGTCCAAAGAAACCCGCTTCAGATCCGAAACTTGAGCCTGGTTTATGAAACGCCTTACCTTGACCTCAATAAAGACGCAGTCACAGGGTGGGTTGAAGCTGCCATTGGGCCCCACCTGGAAGAGCTTCGGCTCAGGGTGTGGAGTGGTAAAATTGGATTCAGGTTTGTGGTGCCACCCGGCGTGTTCAGCTGCCGTGCGCTGGTGAACCTCAACTTGGATGGTGTGACTCTTGAGCTAACTCCGGAAGCATCGTCGTCGATTCACCTGCCATCGCTCAAAACCCTCCACTTATTTCTCGACTCTCCTGATCACGTGGATTCCATTCTCTCCGGTTGTCCTCTTCTGGAAACCATGCACCTCACCATCCAGAGATTCCAGCACTGTGCCCCCAACATAAGCGCCCTCAAGATCCACGTGCCTTTCTTGAAACGTTTAGAGTTTATAGACTCGGGTGATTCTGGAATCGTGCGTTTTGAATTGGATGCGCCATCTCTCGAATACCTTTTTATCCGCCTGTGGTATCCGGTTTACTGCCAATTCTCAGTCACCAACACGCGTAATGTGGTGGAGGCACGTGTTGATTGTCTTATAGACGATGGTTACTTTGGTGACAAGTACCTCGGTCTTGTTCCTAAGCTTCTTCATTCCCTTTGCCAAACTAGATCCCTTGTGCTGGTGTGGTCAACAGTGAAGGTACGCTTCATGATTTAGTTTACATGGTTACTtctttctaataataataataataataaggaaaagtataggtacTAATATATTATCTGTCAATTTCTgtccatttttatttatatttgtgtttgTAGATGTGTCtagtaattaatatattttaaatacatatatagagagacacatccagaaaatatatctataaagacacttctattaaacacagttataaaaaagacatttttattagacacatccacGAACATACTTCCATgaaacacaattataaataagagttaGCAAAAGTTGGCAAATATGTTGTTGGTAACATAGCGGAAccgtaataataataatcataataatgaGTAAACAGTAAACACTCGATCTGACCATTTGGATAAAGCGATTTTATTAAAGAGCAAAGTTAGGGggcagcaatttttgtgattgttagttATCAATTAGTCATTAATGATAATTTGATGGTATAAGATTTTATTCAATGGCTCACCTTTCTCTGTTAGTTACAGGCCAAAATTCAATAGAATTCTTTATTTTATCCCAGAAAAAATTTaactctcaatttttttattttaaaataatacgattttttattaaaaaatttaccAAATAATAACGAAAATTAATGTGTCCGATTTTATCTATAATTTGTAGAGGTACTTCTCAAAAAATTCTTTACAATAACAAGACaaactattattattactattaattatttctattatttCTATTATACAACTATACTTTATCATGCCAATGAGTAATAACTCAAATGGCATAATCTtcccatactcaattaagaggTTGCGGGTTGAGCCTCCTatctttagtaaaaaaaaaaaaaactatactttatcattaatattattttttctaccGTTAACATCAACACCAATATCATTTCACGTCAATtctcttctcttaatttttgtttaatactaattttttttgagaaattttCGTATTGAATTTTTGTTTATGCACATCACTTTCAATAATGAACTATTTTTACTTAACTACTActaataaaaaaagttttaaaaataaatttttaaaagtttaaactctcataaaatacatataaaatttttataaacttaattttttttattatttgacaaatttttaataaaaaaattctattggcccaaaataaaaaaaattaagagtcaaagtgttcttttattttttggacaaaaataacTTTATCCATCCTAAAAATGATCGTGGACCGAATTAAATATTTCtcaataattatttttggtGTACATATAATAATCTTAATTTGTTCAGGCCCTGCTTCGTGCTCCTATTGTAGTAAATCTTCCGGAGTTCAGAAATCTAAGTAACCTAGAGATTAATCTGAAATCAAGCAACAATACAAGCCTTTTGTTGAGCATGCTTGATAGATGTGGCAAACTTCATGTCCTTACAATTTACAAGGACACGGTACGTTGATTATGAAGCCACACTTGAAAACTGAATTTGCTATGCAATCTTAtccttaattttaattttaactctAGTCCCTCGTTTGTATGCTAGTTTGCCGCCGACGCTCCAACGTGGATAGAACCGGCCAGTGTTCCTAAATGTCTGGAATCACATCTGTTGGTTGTTAAATTTTCAAGGTACCATGGAAACAGGGGTGATCTAGAATTGATTGCTTATATTCTTCAAAATGGACTAGTCTTGACGTCAATGACAATTGAGACAATTTTCAAAGTGGATCCAGATCAGCATCGTCGTGTTACCGAGCAATTTTGTCATATGCCAAAAGGCTCCAACACATGCCACCTTAATGTTAATTGAGTCTGGCCTGGTTATCTTACCGTTAATTTATCATTTCTGATGTGATAGTATATAATTGGTTTgcatttaatataatttaactaaattaaaattaaaattcaattaaatacaggtattttattaattatatattttttgagagttaatagtgaaatttttttctaaaaaatgacgtattttttattttatctctgaattattttttttaatcaaattaattttttaataattttttttaaattacattCATTCCTCGTTAGTTTCTTGACACCGTCGTTAATGTAAATGTGAAGTGACAAGTCATCAAAAAAAATGACAAGTCATCAAAAAAAATGTGAAGTAATAGTACAGTATAAAACGTATGTGAGTATTTTTTTCACTCTTACTCTCTTTCTTAATTCATGACCTACCATCACGAATATCTgtgtatattaaaaaaaaattaaaatgtagttaattagttaaaaaatcataattatattttgattaactaatttaacaaaataattttaaaatcatatctatattttttaaaattgattaactaaaatcaaatttaaaaaaatcaatttttaaacgattaactaaaatcaaattttaaaaatttttatttttattttttagataaaaaattcaattaaaaaatagttttttaaaaaatcggTTATTTGGTCTAAAAAtcgattttttttaattcaaaatcgattttatttttctaaaaatcaatttttctattcaaaaatcaattattttttttaaaattaatttttatttttataactaGTTAATAACcaattttatcatataaaattaatttggttaattaactaagattaaattttttattaaccaAAAAACATGTTTAATCATGAAGACGAAAAAGATCGTGATATTATTTACAACCATTAGAGTAGTCGTCGTAGAACATTGTTAATGCGTCTATTCTAAAATTTGGAATGTGTTAGATTAACAACACAACAAATTGTTCTCCAACTTTTCTTAACCATGTTTTTGGTTCTATGCATGGAAACTCTCCAATATGATGATAAACCAAAGGTTTTTATCACTTATTGGTGAAACGCCACAATCGATTGTGAAACTAATGATGCCAAATTGCCAATAATAAGAATTCCGTTTCATCAATTAGGAAAttatctttctcttctctttatttatTAATCGGTTCCGCTACGTTACCAACAGTATATTTGCCAATTTTTGCCAACTCTTATTTAAATTGTGTTTCATAAAAGTGTGTTTgtggatgtgtctaataaaaatgtcttttttataactgtgtttaatagaagtgtttttatagatatattttctggatgtgtctctttatatatgtatttaaaatatattaattattagacacATCTACGAACACACTTCCATgaaacacaaatataaataagagttggcagaagttgacggataatatgttggtaccctatacttttcctttatTAATAGGAGGTGGATATATCCATAAAGAAGTTGGGTTAGACCTAATGGAAGAATAAGAGTCTAAAGAAAACAACACAAGTAATGGCAATAAACCGGATTTCTTGAATTGACTCACATCACCACCTTTGATAGCTTCAAGCCTTCAACCACCACATCGGGTGGTTTACTTTGTAGTTCTAATGCCGAATATAACACTTTAATCAATGATGGTGTCGTCGCCACTTCCAATTCAAATCTGTTCTCTCCGATCAGAATAATGGTGTCATCTCCATATGGAGTATTGCATAAGACATTTGTCTCAttgttctttctttttcacaTAAAGGAGCTCGAAGCATAGTTAGTATATGTGAGTGCGATAACAACTCACCACAGCGATCTCCACTCTCGCTTTCCATCATGGCTCTGAAATTGAATTTTTCGCCTCTCAACAATTGCTGAATCTACAATAACACTCAAGCAATGCATTCATATTTATAGGATTATAGGAAGATAGGGATTAGGGTTTATTTAATTGAGATTCAGACACTAAATTGATATAATTTCTTAAACATATCTCGTTAATAACACATGAGATATGCTACATGTAATCTATGCTTTCACTTCGCATTCTAGGTCAACAAATCGTTAGGATAATGTCAAAAAATTATGGAGGGACgaatatgattttaaaaaaaaaattcaaggactaacttaattaaaaaattcaaataaaatatacgTAAATTTTTTAAGGACgaatttgattattaattttattttatgatatagctttattttttaatttattaaaaatttaattcaaatttttaatgtgatcaaaattataaaaaaataaaaaaaaatagatgaaccaaaagaaaaatagtgtagaaaagaacataaaaaaCAGTAATAAACAAtgagaataaaaaaatgaaattgatCCCCTCTCATGTAATTAGAGTATTTTCTTTTCAAGTAAATACTACTTCGTTATTCTCTACCTTTTTATTAGATTTAATTTAAGAACGAACACagaaatgaaaaatataatgtTTATTTAAATATCACTTTTTTAGTTTTGGTGTTGCCTTTTATGCGGTATTTTTTAACAATGTTaaaactttatatttttttatgtggaaaccacaaatttaaagagttagatttgtaatttttagtttttttaaatatgcAAATTTAAGGGTggttatatttattttttattttaaattcttttaaatatataaatttaattctcaaatttgtattttaatattaaaaaatttttacatGTGCAAACTGGTCCCTTTAATTTGTTTTAGgatgaaaaaataattatttcaaCAGAAATCAGATCAACTAATTTGTGCACTACTATAAAATTTGATCCTTAAATATCtctacaaaatttattattcttcaAATCTAAGGGCCTGAtttgttatttaaaattaaaagaaaaattaatccatataaaaaaattcatcaaTTCACTATTATACTAAATTATAtgcaaactttttttttatttaaaaaaaatagccAAACATTACTAATCTACTctccaattttttatttaatttgattccCTAAACCCAACGTCACTGCAACCAACACGTCAACTTGTTAATTTGCTCTGCCAAACCTTTTTTTTctgaaaaacttaaaattatCTTGGTAAATTacactttatatatatatattgaggAGATTTttagacttttttattttattttggcgATGCTCTTTTACTATGTTCAAATAATAGAAAGCCGAAAGGGCAAAATAGTAAAAGCGTTGAATAATATTCCTGCAGTATGAAATTGAAAATGTTATTATTGTTGTCTATGTATTATCTAAACTAAGTTTATGATGAATTTGACCTTAGAGGATTTAATATTCGTGGATAAAATACATTGATAGGCTCATAGGCATAACGTTTCCTGTATATATGTGAACAAGGTTATACTTCTAATAATTGATACCATTCTATGTATGAAAAACATTGGGTCGGAGAAGTGGTAAATTGAATAAATATATGTCGTGATAAAGCCACTTACCCAAGTAGGATTGTGATTAAagttaaacaaattaaaatatgataTGAGAGACCTTTTTAAAAGATTCCCTTATCTAAATAAATCGgataatacaaattaaaatctCCCCCCTTAAGCCAAGGAATATGATGATATAAaatggaaaatagaaaaaaagttGAATTGAAAGATACATCTGATTTGAAGTggattat
This sequence is a window from Arachis stenosperma cultivar V10309 chromosome 10, arast.V10309.gnm1.PFL2, whole genome shotgun sequence. Protein-coding genes within it:
- the LOC130955404 gene encoding putative FBD-associated F-box protein At5g38570, with the protein product MADTNPLCKSVDGIISSLPDSVLCHILSFLPTSTSVRTCILSHRWRHLWKDLQFFNFSFIPDLRRRGGESAGKQHSRFLDLANAVLVQRNPLQIRNLSLVYETPYLDLNKDAVTGWVEAAIGPHLEELRLRVWSGKIGFRFVVPPGVFSCRALVNLNLDGVTLELTPEASSSIHLPSLKTLHLFLDSPDHVDSILSGCPLLETMHLTIQRFQHCAPNISALKIHVPFLKRLEFIDSGDSGIVRFELDAPSLEYLFIRLWYPVYCQFSVTNTRNVVEARVDCLIDDGYFGDKYLGLVPKLLHSLCQTRSLVLVWSTVKALLRAPIVVNLPEFRNLSNLEINLKSSNNTSLLLSMLDRCGKLHVLTIYKDTFAADAPTWIEPASVPKCLESHLLVVKFSRYHGNRGDLELIAYILQNGLVLTSMTIETIFKVDPDQHRRVTEQFCHMPKGSNTCHLNVN